CACGCGGACCGCCAATGGTGAAGACAGCGCCGACCATCTCTTCATGAGGCGGGCTCTGCGCAGCTGGATGGGGAATCGTGGCCTCAAAGCGACGGTCCGGATGCCCGGCGACACCCCGACTTCCGGTGGCTCGATCGACGTCGACCCACAAGGCATGGCCCGGCGGTTGCACTTCCGCCTGCGGCCCGACCTCAACGGCTCATGGGGTCCAGCGCCTGGCGAGACCCCAGCTCCACGAGAAGAGGCAGACTGGATCTTCGGGCTCGGCGGCGCGGTGCCCGGTGTGTTCTGGAACGAGTCCGGGTACGTCTTCCGGATCCGGTTCGAGACCAAGGGAGCCGAGCGATGCCCCTACCTCGGCGTGCAACAACGCGGTCAGGCAACTGAATGGACCCCGTTCTCAGCCGCGGTGCTGACCCCCGACGGGCTTGCTACGCCGGCAGTCGACAAGATCCGGGCGGCCCGCCGGCGCGCGACCGCCGACGACAAGAGGCGCAGCGGCATAGCGCGATCGCCTGAGGTCCCGCCGCCGCCTGTCCGCGAGCTGGGCCGGGACGAGCTGATCGTCGCGCTTCGAGACGCCTTGGAGCTCGATGCGCGCTGGGCAACCAAACCGACCCTGAAGCACCTCGGGCAGACGGTCGGTGTGGACTTCACCCGATACGACGATGCGGACCTCGTCGATCTGCTCACCGAGGTCGACATCCCGTTTCCTGCGCACGCCCCCGTGCTATCCGCGCTCATACGGACAGATAAGGGTGCGCCCTTGCCGTACCTGGCCAGCGTTATCGAAGGGATCGGGCTGGGGAAGCCGTCGTCGGCGCCTCATCTGAAGCGGTGGGCTCAGCGAGAGGCCGATCGCGCGTTCGCCAAGTACGGCGTCCCCGCGCGCACCATGCCCCAGGAACTGCCGCTTAATGCGGCGGTGCCCCAACGCCGTACTCGCGCCCGGCTCAGCCCTCGCCGCGGCGAACTTCAAGGCATCCACCAGGCGGCTGGGCAGGGCAGCAAGAGGCCCAGCACCGACGAATGGATGCGGCTGCAACATCTGCTCGCCGAAGGCCAACAATTGGCCGACGGTGCAGGCGGCGGGACTGCCGCCCGTTTGACGCAGGAGCTGCGAGCAGCGCGCAGGCTGCTGGAGGGCACCCGCCGCACGCAGCTCAACAGCCGTAGGCTCCGGGTTCTACGGAAGACGAGCGCTGAACTGGAGGCCGCAATCACCACGGCCCGACAAACGGCGCAGCGCAACCAGAAGGCTTTCAACGACACCTCGCACGAGCGACCCGCCGAGGAACCGAAAGAGCGGGATCGGCGCCAACGAAACACCCAACTCGACAAGGCCAAAAAGCCGGCTGTCCCCGCTCCCGACGAGCTGCGGCAGCAGCTGATCGCGGTGGCGCAGGCAGCAAGCACCACACACTGGCTGCTGCTGTCCGGCGGCAAGAAC
The DNA window shown above is from Streptomyces sp. NBC_01451 and carries:
- a CDS encoding competence protein CoiA family protein is translated as MEAMELTRWRQRHPQYTYWCGTLLGGCGERLTDRLYESKVCHFAHHPHHTCTRTANGEDSADHLFMRRALRSWMGNRGLKATVRMPGDTPTSGGSIDVDPQGMARRLHFRLRPDLNGSWGPAPGETPAPREEADWIFGLGGAVPGVFWNESGYVFRIRFETKGAERCPYLGVQQRGQATEWTPFSAAVLTPDGLATPAVDKIRAARRRATADDKRRSGIARSPEVPPPPVRELGRDELIVALRDALELDARWATKPTLKHLGQTVGVDFTRYDDADLVDLLTEVDIPFPAHAPVLSALIRTDKGAPLPYLASVIEGIGLGKPSSAPHLKRWAQREADRAFAKYGVPARTMPQELPLNAAVPQRRTRARLSPRRGELQGIHQAAGQGSKRPSTDEWMRLQHLLAEGQQLADGAGGGTAARLTQELRAARRLLEGTRRTQLNSRRLRVLRKTSAELEAAITTARQTAQRNQKAFNDTSHERPAEEPKERDRRQRNTQLDKAKKPAVPAPDELRQQLIAVAQAASTTHWLLLSGGKNTAQDVRLTLLTQIEDRSGSDAPLLSSLVVAPGGGPVPFFREILRDLGLAVPRSDEALQRIWHREQERAHAAYASPPRVMPPRLVPRQASTDPAHEST